One region of Opitutaceae bacterium genomic DNA includes:
- a CDS encoding lipopolysaccharide biosynthesis protein, translating to MTHEARFEMLMREDSHGDLRTRSIRAAFWTSASSFFDFALRMGSIAVTARLIIPEHFGLFMMVTVVTGLIDQIRELGLSSATVQRKSLSHAEASNLFWISVSMGLGLAVLLLSASPLIALYYREPRLICLSASLSINTLLGGLLIQHQALLTRKLRMGSTAAVRLLSSVLSTGLCIWLAALGHGYWALVAREISRTLIVVSGVWLCLPWIPSLPNRNVSVMPFLKFGGNLTITHVILNLCGGLDRFLLGRLFGAAPVATYRQAYQVVTTPNDQLLSPVYQVVYPTLSRLQTEPQRFRRYFGQLLMMVGVVTMPLSLFVAVFSSEVTLFLLGARWVDSAPVVRLLCISTFVKQCAGCSFFVLLSTGRTRAYRNLNLLNQTISLVGVLSGVWWGPIGLAIADVSVTYLMFYPRVYFALRGSPFTVGDYFSTLKRPFITSCVMGAALVILRTLLQDGTASNTVNVLVAGTGAALFAGSAWIIQPGGLAEIKSLFDVFKASARRKVVA from the coding sequence ATGACCCACGAAGCTAGATTTGAAATGCTCATGAGGGAGGATTCGCACGGCGATCTTAGGACACGGTCGATCCGGGCGGCTTTCTGGACGAGTGCGTCCTCATTTTTCGACTTCGCGCTACGTATGGGATCGATTGCGGTGACGGCGCGACTGATCATTCCAGAGCACTTTGGTTTGTTCATGATGGTCACTGTTGTGACCGGTCTCATTGATCAGATTCGCGAACTCGGGCTCTCCTCAGCCACTGTTCAGCGAAAGTCGCTGAGCCACGCGGAGGCGAGCAATCTTTTCTGGATCAGCGTTAGCATGGGACTGGGACTGGCCGTGCTGCTGCTTTCAGCATCACCCCTTATCGCCTTATACTATCGCGAACCCCGCTTGATTTGCCTCAGCGCAAGCTTATCGATAAACACCTTACTCGGTGGGCTGCTGATCCAGCACCAGGCGTTACTTACCCGAAAGTTGAGAATGGGTTCGACGGCAGCGGTACGTTTGCTTTCAAGTGTGCTCAGCACGGGTCTGTGCATCTGGCTTGCAGCATTGGGTCATGGGTACTGGGCTCTAGTTGCGCGTGAGATCTCACGCACCCTAATTGTGGTGTCTGGGGTCTGGCTGTGCCTGCCTTGGATTCCTAGCCTGCCAAATCGCAACGTTAGTGTTATGCCTTTCCTCAAATTTGGCGGCAACCTCACCATTACCCATGTGATTCTCAATCTATGCGGAGGACTGGATCGGTTCTTGCTCGGTCGCCTGTTTGGTGCGGCACCTGTCGCAACCTACCGGCAGGCCTATCAAGTGGTGACAACGCCCAATGATCAACTATTGAGCCCAGTCTACCAAGTAGTATACCCAACGCTGAGTCGACTTCAAACCGAACCTCAACGTTTTCGGCGGTATTTCGGCCAGCTCCTTATGATGGTTGGCGTGGTCACCATGCCACTGAGTCTGTTTGTTGCAGTCTTCTCGTCCGAAGTTACGCTGTTTCTTCTCGGCGCAAGATGGGTGGATTCGGCACCCGTTGTTCGGCTCCTGTGTATCAGTACCTTCGTAAAGCAGTGTGCAGGGTGCAGTTTCTTTGTCTTGCTCTCCACTGGCCGCACCCGAGCGTATCGAAACCTAAACCTCCTCAACCAAACGATAAGTCTTGTCGGCGTCTTGTCTGGAGTCTGGTGGGGGCCAATCGGTCTCGCCATCGCCGATGTTTCAGTCACCTATTTGATGTTTTATCCAAGAGTGTATTTTGCACTGCGCGGATCACCCTTTACAGTGGGTGATTACTTTTCCACGCTGAAGCGTCCTTTCATCACGAGCTGTGTGATGGGTGCGGCACTTGTTATCCTTCGAACTCTGCTTCAGGATGGAACTGCATCCAACACAGTGAACGTCCTTGTTGCCGGTACCGGTGCCGCCCTCTTCGCCGGCTCCGCTTGGATCATCCAGCCGGGAGGTCTTGCAGAAATCAAATCACTATTCGATGTCTTCAAGGCGTCAGCGCGGAGAAAAGTAGTTGCTTGA
- a CDS encoding right-handed parallel beta-helix repeat-containing protein gives MGLVPLVRGELIPAPRRVDWTANVAVGVPGGIQQRTRLINVTEAPYNADSSGVQNASSAIQAAVKAASAGDVVFLPAGVYRIDSPIYIGPEKDSITVRGAGMEATVMDVRTNGAFNVGSGSDYQWLWPSSNNIVTEGLARGSKSVSIDSTSPFSVGQIIRIAFDNITSEELVKAGYVPTISVGGYNYLRTQKTRVTSKTSTSISFYPPLYYVPPSGLSARVNIVQQQCDFVGIEDLTIDGVNGSTIFPILFDQCYGSWVKGVKIINTNNYGIYITDSLNCEIRQCVIRDRKYVGSNGAGLLIGAVSASLIEDNIVVNVAPAIEVTSSSAGNVFAYNLLESNIGGTINTNHGPHNSYNLYEGNISPNLQCDGYFGGASEDTVFRNWLHGTDLRRTFRAFKLCLNRFSRNYSIVGNIIGDPGFSGIPYSFGNPNMGNGAYDGSARAILGQFWRDWKAQGTLVVRVSDDAGIVKLTKGTFFVGQLGYLLWDNKRIQFSVSSIGTNGVSFSGGIGAVLPAEGTLVSVFMGPAGYQEMDLDVEATTLLRGNFNSGDNGIPVNESLGSDSCLIHFFVPQNLTILATSLGPRLILAIPM, from the coding sequence ATGGGACTGGTGCCTTTGGTAAGAGGTGAACTGATTCCTGCCCCACGACGGGTAGATTGGACCGCAAACGTGGCTGTCGGCGTGCCAGGAGGTATCCAGCAGCGCACGCGGCTTATCAATGTCACGGAGGCCCCATACAATGCCGACAGTTCCGGAGTGCAGAATGCGAGTTCCGCAATTCAGGCTGCGGTGAAGGCCGCAAGCGCCGGCGATGTGGTGTTTCTTCCGGCGGGTGTATACCGGATTGATTCACCTATTTACATTGGGCCGGAAAAGGATTCAATAACTGTAAGGGGTGCCGGTATGGAAGCGACTGTAATGGATGTGCGAACAAACGGAGCATTCAATGTGGGATCAGGGAGTGATTACCAATGGCTTTGGCCATCTTCAAACAATATAGTTACCGAAGGACTAGCAAGGGGTAGCAAATCTGTTTCCATCGATTCCACCTCTCCATTTTCCGTGGGGCAAATTATACGAATTGCGTTTGACAATATCACTTCAGAAGAACTTGTAAAGGCCGGGTATGTACCAACTATTTCAGTTGGCGGCTACAATTACCTCAGGACTCAGAAGACTCGAGTCACTAGCAAGACAAGTACGTCGATTTCCTTCTATCCGCCGCTCTATTATGTTCCCCCAAGTGGGTTGAGTGCCAGAGTAAACATCGTGCAGCAGCAGTGTGATTTTGTCGGAATTGAAGATTTAACGATCGATGGTGTGAATGGCTCCACGATTTTTCCAATATTATTTGATCAGTGTTATGGCAGCTGGGTTAAGGGTGTTAAGATTATCAACACAAATAATTATGGAATTTATATTACCGATTCATTGAACTGCGAAATTCGTCAATGCGTAATCCGTGATCGTAAGTACGTAGGGTCCAATGGCGCTGGATTACTAATAGGTGCGGTGTCGGCGAGTTTGATAGAAGACAATATTGTGGTGAATGTTGCGCCGGCAATTGAGGTTACGTCTTCCTCTGCAGGAAATGTGTTCGCGTATAATCTCCTGGAGAGCAATATTGGTGGAACGATAAATACCAATCATGGCCCACATAATTCGTACAATTTGTATGAGGGTAATATATCTCCGAATCTGCAGTGTGATGGGTATTTTGGAGGGGCCTCTGAAGATACGGTATTTCGAAATTGGTTGCATGGGACCGACTTGAGGAGAACATTTCGAGCTTTCAAGCTTTGCTTGAATCGATTTTCCCGCAATTATTCAATTGTTGGAAATATCATTGGGGATCCCGGCTTTAGTGGGATTCCATACAGCTTTGGCAACCCAAATATGGGAAATGGCGCGTATGACGGATCAGCACGTGCAATTTTGGGACAATTTTGGCGGGATTGGAAGGCACAGGGTACTCTAGTCGTACGAGTGTCTGACGATGCTGGGATTGTGAAACTGACTAAGGGTACATTCTTTGTTGGGCAACTCGGCTATCTTTTGTGGGACAATAAGCGAATTCAGTTTTCGGTTTCTTCTATAGGCACCAACGGAGTATCGTTTTCTGGCGGTATCGGAGCTGTTCTGCCCGCAGAGGGTACGTTGGTATCGGTCTTTATGGGCCCAGCCGGGTATCAGGAAATGGATCTTGATGTTGAGGCAACAACGCTCTTGCGTGGGAATTTTAACAGCGGGGACAATGGAATTCCCGTCAATGAGAGCCTTGGATCCGACTCCTGCCTGATTCACTTTTTCGTTCCTCAAAACCTGACTATTTTGGCAACCTCCCTTGGCCCGCGATTGATCCTCGCAATCCCAATGTGA